The Mangrovivirga cuniculi genomic sequence TTTTTTGTTTGGTTCTGAGGTGAAAATATCCACTTTGTCCGGTCTTTCCTCATCACGCCAGGAAAAGCCTTCAAGTGTTGTTGTCGCAGCTCCCATTTTATTTGATGGTGTGAAATTCCCTTCGGGTTTACCCAGGAAAGATAATTTTTTTATCCTTTGCTCTTCAAAAGTCATATTTATATCAGAAGAAACAATCTTATTGAGTCCTTCCAGCTGAAGATTTTCATTTACCCTGAAATAAATGCTTTGTCCGTTTCCCCTTACTTTTACATCATTTAATTTACCTTCTAAGAAATCAACAGTAATATTTTTTCCTTTTATCTGATTGTAATTCATTAAAGTGTCTTCCTGGATAACAAAGGAATTGTTAGACAGAAACATTTTGTCAAGGGTTTTATTAGTTATTCGGGCAGTAATCGTATCTGCTGTCATCTGGTTGTCCCCGGTCCAGAGAACAGGGTCTCTGAAAAAAGTTAATAAGCTATCATAGGTGAAATATGCCAGCGAATCGGCTTTCCCCTGCAGATCTGATTTATAGAGTCTGATATTGTTAAATGCTAAAATTCGTCTTTCTTCCACTGGGCCTCCCTCCAATGCAATCAAAGTATCCGATCGCATAAGCAAAGTGTCTGTATCCACTGGCTTTTTCATGACAACCTGCCCATAGATAAGTGTCTTTTTAATATCATCCCAATACCGGGCATGGTTGCCGGTTATGATCAGATCATTTTCTTTACTGACCATTAGTACATTTTGGTCGGCTTCAGCTGTGCTTTGTTTCTCATTAAAGCGCAATTCGTCACCTGTCAAAATATAATCGGGTGTATTAATAGTCCCTCTTTTAAGAAATGTCTTTCCGGTAAGTGTACGGTATTCACCTTCAACAGCACTTACTGTATCCCCTTTATTGCCTACCAGGGTCATAAAACTTTCTGTCCGAGCTATTTTAGAAATGGTGTTGTAGACCAGCGTGTCAGTATATAACGTATAATCCGGATTCTTTAAAACCACATCATTTTTAAAGCTCATAATTTTTGATATAGTATTGTAGTAACCCTTTTGGGATGTCAATACATTAGATGTGTCTACCAATTTTCCATCATTAAAGTAATATGCAAGGTTATCCGGCCTTACGTAATCAAGGTAATCTGTATAAAGTTTTCTTGTTCCGTCTTCAAAACGAACCTTACCTCTTAATTCAGCTCTTTTCTCATCTCCATAATAAGTGGCTTTTTTAGAAAAAATTCTGATCGTATCACCATCAAATATTTTTACATTGCCAAATACGATTATTTTATTGGCATCTTTAAACTGATAGACACTATCTCCGAATATACGGGTGTCTTTTTGATGGAATTGTACCTGATTCCCGGGGGATCCTACGAATTTCCCAACTCTGGCAGAATCAGTTTCAATGTATTCAAAATAGTC encodes the following:
- a CDS encoding OstA-like protein; protein product: MLRKSLFLLLVIFSVTTLSAQKASKDKVLLKNGGDYFEYIETDSARVGKFVGSPGNQVQFHQKDTRIFGDSVYQFKDANKIIVFGNVKIFDGDTIRIFSKKATYYGDEKRAELRGKVRFEDGTRKLYTDYLDYVRPDNLAYYFNDGKLVDTSNVLTSQKGYYNTISKIMSFKNDVVLKNPDYTLYTDTLVYNTISKIARTESFMTLVGNKGDTVSAVEGEYRTLTGKTFLKRGTINTPDYILTGDELRFNEKQSTAEADQNVLMVSKENDLIITGNHARYWDDIKKTLIYGQVVMKKPVDTDTLLMRSDTLIALEGGPVEERRILAFNNIRLYKSDLQGKADSLAYFTYDSLLTFFRDPVLWTGDNQMTADTITARITNKTLDKMFLSNNSFVIQEDTLMNYNQIKGKNITVDFLEGKLNDVKVRGNGQSIYFRVNENLQLEGLNKIVSSDINMTFEEQRIKKLSFLGKPEGNFTPSNKMGAATTTLEGFSWRDEERPDKVDIFTSEPNKKPEEIAPEGNGEDVPTENINSRELKDRIEERRKRGN